One stretch of Spiroplasma mirum ATCC 29335 DNA includes these proteins:
- a CDS encoding M20/M25/M40 family metallo-hydrolase, whose protein sequence is MKVDDKGLLFANLYAIKILKDLSYYPKTKIRIIFGTDEESRGLGINYYISKEKPPIMGYTSDSVFPVVFAEKGIFTYWLNKKNNNFANQIFNLKGGDRSNVVPDYCEVTLKNLDFDLPVQLNDFLKQYNTNDQYKFEIKNNNDSWIIHSYGVTAHASTPEEGFNAIHNLIKLIIWITISARW, encoded by the coding sequence ATGAAGGTTGATGATAAAGGGCTATTGTTTGCTAATCTATATGCAATTAAAATTTTAAAAGATTTAAGTTATTATCCCAAAACTAAAATTCGGATTATTTTTGGGACCGATGAAGAATCACGAGGGTTAGGAATTAATTATTATATTAGTAAAGAAAAACCACCAATAATGGGTTATACCTCCGACAGTGTGTTTCCTGTTGTGTTTGCTGAAAAAGGAATTTTTACTTATTGATTAAATAAAAAAAATAATAATTTTGCTAATCAAATTTTTAATTTAAAAGGAGGAGATCGTTCAAATGTTGTTCCTGATTATTGTGAAGTAACTTTAAAAAACTTAGACTTTGATTTACCTGTACAACTTAATGATTTTTTAAAACAATATAATACAAATGATCAATATAAATTTGAAATAAAAAATAATAATGATTCTTGAATTATACACTCCTACGGGGTAACTGCCCATGCTAGTACTCCGGAAGAAGGGTTTAATGCTATTCATAATTTAATTAAGTTAATTATATGAATTACCATTAGTGCACGATGATAA
- a CDS encoding DNA polymerase III subunit delta' yields the protein MMINNFAPADLKKLNILKEKINNNLLPNQLIISSNNITKLNEFAKLLSMFLVCEKERTFDCDCANCVRIQNNTYYDLKAYGDFNTSIKKEEIQNIIEVFNYSALENKGVKIYIIKGGDLLTLEAANALLKFLEEPTDNTYAIILSNQRNRIIETIKSRCLNIILTNDFNAVKDESDDAKQKFVQAFFKNLVHQKNNNYILIRQLFDYTPINCYEYLSEIANVIKNNKWEQYNLDEKEILSLLKPIKHHIIEECSSACNLLGGSFNKELILEQAIIKINQVV from the coding sequence ATGATGATTAATAATTTTGCACCAGCAGATTTAAAAAAACTTAATATCTTAAAAGAAAAAATTAATAATAATCTTTTACCTAATCAATTAATAATTTCATCAAATAATATAACAAAATTAAATGAATTTGCTAAACTTCTTAGTATGTTTTTAGTTTGTGAAAAAGAGCGGACTTTTGATTGTGACTGTGCAAATTGTGTTAGAATTCAAAACAATACTTATTATGATTTAAAAGCATATGGTGATTTTAATACTAGTATTAAAAAAGAAGAAATTCAAAATATTATTGAAGTTTTTAATTACTCTGCTTTAGAAAACAAAGGAGTAAAGATCTATATTATTAAAGGAGGAGACTTACTAACTTTAGAAGCGGCTAATGCTTTGTTAAAGTTTTTAGAAGAACCAACCGATAATACATATGCCATTATTTTATCTAATCAACGCAACAGAATTATTGAAACAATTAAATCACGATGCTTAAATATTATTTTAACAAATGATTTTAATGCGGTTAAAGATGAGAGTGATGATGCCAAACAAAAGTTTGTGCAAGCTTTTTTTAAAAATCTTGTTCACCAAAAAAATAACAATTATATTTTAATTCGCCAATTATTTGATTATACACCAATTAACTGTTATGAATATTTATCTGAAATTGCTAATGTCATCAAGAATAATAAGTGAGAACAATATAACCTAGATGAAAAAGAAATACTCTCGTTATTAAAACCAATTAAACATCATATTATTGAAGAATGTTCTTCAGCATGTAATCTTTTAGGGGGAAGTTTTAACAAGGAATTAATTTTAGAACAAGCAATAATTAAAATTAACCAGGTGGTATAA
- the tilS gene encoding tRNA lysidine(34) synthetase TilS has product MNFDMLDKNQKYIIAVSGGPDSMFLLDNIYQNKEFDINNFIVGAVNYKKRSDSDIDHQIVIDYCTRHKIAYYVKEVSSDDYLKYQQVSHNFQTIARDIRYDFFIELAQQHACSAVLVAHNLMDNIETYILQKQRNNIVEHYGLSPDSIYYSKFSPNTIAIKRIMLDTCREFIIEYLNNNKINYALDYTNILGIYNRNVIRSELQNFNFADLLTEMKNQNHANEKLKQAVKDYLIDNFGQINVPSFSSITDLKLQKMIVFNYFKMAKLISLIINKKRKFLDEVVKEIASPKPNIMIKINEEYFLVKSYENVEIKTKFQLALTTVIIEDGQQTYHWKNHIITESTKNNFTFFVKAEQLPLKITNDPAILKNVLLNGKQLTKIFIKEKINLLIRLNYVIIDKNNEIVAINDLLRAKLHKPSYISEKCMLNKKYNFNEKEKFIIYFMIK; this is encoded by the coding sequence ATGAATTTTGATATGTTAGATAAGAATCAAAAATATATTATTGCTGTCTCGGGCGGACCCGATAGTATGTTTTTACTGGACAATATTTATCAAAACAAAGAATTTGATATTAATAATTTCATTGTCGGGGCTGTTAATTATAAAAAAAGATCAGATAGTGATATCGACCATCAGATTGTTATTGATTATTGTACCCGTCATAAAATTGCTTATTATGTCAAAGAAGTTAGCAGTGATGATTATCTAAAATATCAACAAGTTTCTCATAATTTTCAAACAATTGCCCGGGATATTCGTTATGATTTCTTTATTGAACTTGCCCAGCAGCATGCTTGTAGTGCTGTTTTAGTAGCTCACAATTTAATGGATAATATTGAAACCTATATTTTACAAAAGCAACGCAATAATATTGTTGAACATTATGGGTTAAGTCCAGATAGTATTTATTATTCAAAGTTTAGTCCAAACACGATAGCTATTAAAAGAATTATGTTAGATACTTGCCGGGAGTTTATTATTGAGTATTTAAATAATAATAAAATTAATTATGCGCTAGATTATACTAATATTTTAGGAATTTATAACCGAAATGTTATTCGGAGCGAACTTCAGAATTTCAATTTTGCAGATTTACTAACCGAAATGAAAAATCAAAATCATGCTAATGAAAAATTGAAACAAGCTGTCAAGGACTATTTAATTGATAATTTTGGTCAAATTAATGTTCCTAGTTTTAGCAGCATAACTGATTTAAAATTACAAAAGATGATTGTTTTTAATTATTTTAAAATGGCTAAGTTAATTAGTTTAATTATTAATAAAAAACGGAAATTTTTAGATGAAGTTGTGAAAGAAATAGCATCACCAAAACCAAACATTATGATTAAAATCAATGAGGAATACTTTTTAGTAAAAAGTTATGAAAATGTTGAAATCAAAACTAAGTTCCAATTAGCTTTGACAACTGTTATTATTGAGGATGGTCAACAAACATACCATTGAAAAAATCACATAATTACCGAATCAACAAAAAATAATTTTACTTTTTTTGTAAAAGCTGAACAGTTACCATTAAAGATAACCAATGACCCTGCAATTTTAAAAAATGTCTTGTTAAATGGTAAACAGTTAACAAAGATCTTTATCAAAGAAAAAATTAATCTGTTAATTCGTTTAAATTATGTTATTATAGATAAAAACAATGAAATTGTTGCAATTAATGATTTATTAAGAGCAAAATTGCACAAACCCTCATATATAAGTGAAAAATGTATGTTAAACAAGAAATATAATTTTAATGAAAAAGAAAAATTTATTATCTATTTTATGATAAAATAG
- a CDS encoding Hsp33 family molecular chaperone HslO has protein sequence MDKIIKVISENHHTKITVVDATESLNEIIRLQETNPLATIALARVAIGTILIGSDMKGPDNKITTIINGSGPIGTIMAEYTDHHIRAFCANPQFDETKIKKEKNVISQVVGTDGYLQVIKDLGMKEPFTGQIDLVSGEINLDITYYLVKSEQIKSVIACSVKLNDDGTINKAAGLFAQLLPNHEEEDIDYLETKVENLGSITEKLIKENDLNNIYKLIDDESKFLSEETFIFKCSCSRENALMSIKLLGEEQLHDIVEKNNDVEIVCDFCCTKYVIKPEEVAKNF, from the coding sequence ATGGATAAAATTATAAAAGTTATTAGTGAAAATCATCATACCAAAATTACAGTTGTTGATGCCACAGAAAGTCTAAATGAAATTATTAGATTACAGGAAACTAACCCCTTAGCAACAATTGCGTTAGCACGAGTTGCCATTGGTACAATTTTAATTGGTAGTGACATGAAAGGACCAGACAATAAAATTACAACCATCATTAATGGGAGTGGTCCGATTGGTACAATTATGGCTGAATATACTGATCATCATATTCGTGCATTTTGTGCTAATCCCCAGTTTGATGAAACAAAAATTAAAAAGGAAAAAAATGTGATTTCACAAGTAGTAGGGACTGATGGATATTTACAAGTAATTAAAGATTTGGGGATGAAAGAACCCTTTACGGGACAAATTGATTTAGTATCAGGAGAAATTAACCTTGACATTACTTATTATTTAGTGAAAAGTGAACAAATAAAATCAGTAATTGCTTGTTCAGTGAAATTAAATGATGATGGAACTATTAATAAAGCAGCAGGTTTATTTGCCCAATTATTACCTAATCATGAAGAAGAAGACATTGATTACTTAGAAACAAAGGTTGAAAATCTTGGCAGCATAACGGAAAAATTAATTAAAGAAAATGATCTTAATAATATTTATAAATTAATTGATGATGAATCAAAATTTTTATCAGAAGAAACCTTTATTTTTAAATGTTCTTGCTCTCGTGAAAACGCATTAATGTCAATTAAATTATTAGGTGAAGAACAATTACATGATATTGTGGAAAAAAATAATGATGTTGAAATTGTTTGTGATTTTTGCTGCACAAAATATGTTATTAAACCAGAAGAAGTTGCAAAAAACTTTTAA
- a CDS encoding tRNA1(Val) (adenine(37)-N6)-methyltransferase, with the protein MKVLNDLLDFEGLQLYQRTDMFNFSLDSVLLARFARLNSRTKKIIDIGTNNAVIPLILSCYTNAQITGVEIQGAAAQLAQDNVHLNKKSSQITIIHDDIKHYAQVNARNKFDLVICNPPFFKVGESKLNEKSELLIPARHEVHLTLPEIISAAQKITENRGYLVLVHRATRLDEVLNLLTTNDFAVKRIKFIHPFRDSEANNFLIEARFKGAPGVIIEPPFIVHNEDGSYTEEIKAMFRK; encoded by the coding sequence ATGAAGGTATTAAATGATTTATTAGATTTTGAAGGTTTACAATTATATCAAAGAACTGATATGTTTAATTTTTCTCTTGATTCAGTGTTACTAGCCAGATTTGCACGGTTAAACAGCCGCACTAAAAAAATTATTGATATTGGAACCAATAATGCGGTGATCCCATTAATTTTGAGTTGCTATACAAATGCTCAAATCACGGGGGTTGAAATACAAGGGGCAGCAGCCCAATTAGCGCAGGATAATGTGCACTTAAACAAAAAATCTTCGCAAATAACAATTATTCATGATGATATTAAACATTATGCCCAAGTTAATGCCCGCAATAAATTTGATTTAGTAATTTGTAATCCGCCATTTTTTAAAGTGGGAGAATCAAAACTGAATGAAAAAAGTGAACTGTTAATTCCGGCTCGCCATGAAGTTCACTTAACTTTGCCAGAAATAATTAGTGCAGCGCAGAAAATAACCGAGAACCGTGGTTATTTAGTACTAGTTCATCGAGCAACCAGATTAGATGAAGTTTTAAACTTATTAACAACCAATGATTTTGCTGTTAAAAGGATTAAATTTATTCACCCCTTTCGCGATAGTGAAGCAAATAATTTTTTAATTGAAGCACGTTTTAAGGGGGCACCAGGGGTTATTATTGAACCACCATTTATTGTACATAATGAAGATGGTAGTTATACCGAAGAAATTAAAGCGATGTTTAGAAAATAA
- a CDS encoding toprim domain-containing protein, protein MKDNQCLFCYNNLIDNTKLCIVTNVFDVFTFEKAKIFNGLYHVLNQEINVKNGITPDKITVKELESRLNDKIINEVIIAVSSTFEGEVSAQYLKNII, encoded by the coding sequence ATGAAAGATAATCAATGTTTATTTTGTTATAATAATTTAATAGACAATACAAAATTATGTATTGTTACCAATGTTTTTGATGTTTTTACTTTTGAAAAAGCTAAAATCTTTAATGGTTTATATCATGTTTTAAACCAGGAAATAAATGTTAAAAATGGTATTACACCAGACAAAATTACAGTTAAAGAATTAGAAAGCAGATTAAATGATAAAATAATAAATGAAGTTATTATTGCAGTAAGTTCAACTTTTGAAGGTGAGGTAAGTGCTCAGTATTTAAAAAATATTATATAA
- the tmk gene encoding dTMP kinase: MLFISFEGIDGSGKTTIAKLLKEKLKSQGYEVVLTREPGGNEIAEQIRDIILSKKNSQINPWTEALLYIAARKQHVSEDILPALKRGAVVLCDRFMDSTSAYQGYARGLGIRTLDEVQSIVLGTTKPDLTLFFDIEPTAARGRMKARFEDEMDRLDLEKQSFHEKVYEGYQVLISEHSDRIKVVDARKSINEVLEQVSYYIDEVLTKLQGNKNDD, from the coding sequence ATGTTATTTATATCATTCGAAGGGATTGATGGCTCTGGAAAAACAACCATTGCTAAATTATTAAAAGAAAAGTTAAAAAGCCAAGGTTATGAAGTTGTGTTAACAAGAGAACCGGGGGGCAATGAGATTGCTGAGCAAATTCGTGATATTATTTTAAGTAAAAAAAATTCACAAATAAATCCATGAACTGAAGCATTATTATATATTGCCGCACGGAAACAACATGTGAGTGAAGATATTTTACCGGCTTTAAAAAGAGGAGCCGTTGTTCTTTGTGATCGCTTCATGGATTCAACTTCTGCTTACCAAGGTTATGCCCGGGGACTTGGAATTAGAACGTTAGATGAAGTTCAATCAATTGTTTTAGGAACAACAAAACCAGATTTAACATTATTTTTTGATATTGAACCAACAGCTGCTCGTGGAAGAATGAAAGCACGGTTTGAAGATGAAATGGATCGTTTAGATTTAGAAAAACAATCTTTTCATGAGAAAGTTTATGAAGGTTACCAAGTCTTAATTAGTGAACATTCCGACCGAATTAAAGTAGTTGATGCGCGTAAATCAATTAATGAAGTTTTAGAACAAGTGTCATATTATATTGATGAAGTTTTAACAAAATTACAAGGAAATAAAAATGATGATTAA
- the ftsH gene encoding ATP-dependent zinc metalloprotease FtsH, protein MNKKRLWLGIILSLIFIALIILMIFIWMRSDVTKINQGKMQEIVKTGNYDGKKMDEISVNAAVGRNTVVVQGEIKYKDGGKTVVVKYSSEWDRGSFDAFSYYTTTDPSDPSKVTYHNRWIESFTAKSVTLNGGFNTYDREFVPYWEQALVQIVPWVLLIGVSIWLMVRLTKASGGMGGANPFSMGKNKARQIQSNVRFSDVAGINEEKTELVELVDYLKNPQKYSTMGARAPKGVLMEGPPGTGKTLLAKAVAGEAGVPFFSISGSEFEEMFVGVGASRIREMFGAAKKAAPCIIFIDEIDAVGRKRTISIGSGANEQTLNQLLVEMDGFGTNTGVIVMAATNRVDVLDPALLRPGRFDRQIQISLPDINEREAILCLHARNKSISTEVDFRRIAERTPGFSGAQLENVLNEAAILCVRKNIKVITVDIIDEAIDRVIGGPAKESRKYSVLDKQIVSYHEGGHALIGLKLEAASKVQKVTIIPRGQAGGYTIMTPKEETMFHSKENLYATITGYLGGRAAEEIMFGKTKITTGAHDDLEKATNIARHMVTEYGMSSLGLVQFESPKDEYTGGVKRYSEDVAAKIDTEVRKILDDCYVTAKAIISENMETLHLLAESLRVLETLTAEQIEFINKNNRLPDEVLREKERSAKHKEKEEKGEILEVKPRERKKEPPKDDDDHDKKDDKSNNKS, encoded by the coding sequence ATGAACAAAAAGAGATTATGACTAGGGATTATATTAAGCTTAATTTTTATTGCTTTAATTATCTTAATGATTTTTATTTGGATGAGATCAGATGTCACAAAAATTAATCAAGGAAAAATGCAAGAAATAGTTAAGACGGGTAATTATGATGGCAAAAAAATGGATGAAATTTCAGTGAATGCCGCTGTTGGTCGTAATACTGTTGTTGTTCAAGGTGAAATTAAATATAAAGATGGTGGTAAAACTGTTGTTGTTAAATATTCATCAGAATGAGACCGTGGAAGTTTTGATGCTTTCAGTTATTACACGACAACTGATCCATCAGACCCTAGTAAAGTAACCTATCATAATCGTTGAATAGAAAGTTTCACTGCAAAAAGTGTTACTTTAAATGGTGGTTTTAATACCTATGATCGTGAATTTGTTCCATATTGAGAACAAGCGTTAGTGCAAATTGTCCCATGAGTATTATTAATTGGGGTTTCAATTTGGTTAATGGTTAGATTAACAAAAGCTTCTGGTGGAATGGGTGGTGCTAATCCATTCTCAATGGGAAAAAATAAAGCTCGTCAAATTCAATCAAATGTTCGCTTTTCTGATGTGGCGGGAATTAACGAAGAAAAAACTGAATTAGTTGAATTAGTTGATTATTTAAAAAATCCACAAAAATATTCAACAATGGGAGCGCGTGCTCCAAAGGGAGTGTTAATGGAAGGGCCACCGGGAACCGGGAAAACTTTATTAGCAAAAGCTGTTGCGGGAGAAGCTGGTGTGCCATTCTTCTCAATTTCTGGTTCTGAATTTGAAGAAATGTTTGTTGGGGTTGGTGCCTCAAGAATTCGGGAAATGTTTGGTGCCGCTAAGAAAGCGGCTCCATGTATCATTTTTATTGATGAAATTGATGCTGTTGGTCGTAAACGGACAATTTCAATTGGTAGTGGGGCCAATGAGCAAACCCTAAACCAGTTACTAGTTGAAATGGACGGATTTGGTACTAACACCGGAGTTATTGTGATGGCTGCTACCAACCGAGTTGATGTTTTAGACCCTGCGTTATTACGCCCAGGTCGTTTTGACCGCCAAATTCAAATTTCATTACCTGATATTAATGAACGGGAAGCTATTTTATGTTTACATGCTCGGAATAAATCAATTTCAACTGAAGTTGATTTCCGTCGAATTGCGGAAAGAACACCAGGGTTCTCTGGAGCACAGTTAGAAAACGTTTTAAATGAAGCAGCAATTTTATGTGTCCGCAAAAATATTAAAGTAATTACTGTTGATATTATTGATGAAGCGATTGACCGGGTAATTGGGGGACCAGCGAAAGAATCACGTAAGTACTCTGTTTTAGACAAACAAATTGTTTCTTACCATGAAGGTGGGCATGCTTTAATTGGATTAAAATTAGAAGCGGCAAGTAAAGTCCAAAAAGTAACAATTATTCCCCGGGGACAAGCTGGTGGTTATACAATTATGACCCCAAAAGAAGAAACAATGTTCCATAGTAAAGAAAACTTATATGCTACAATTACTGGATACTTAGGCGGAAGAGCGGCCGAAGAAATTATGTTTGGAAAAACTAAAATTACTACTGGGGCGCATGATGACCTTGAAAAAGCAACTAATATTGCTCGTCATATGGTTACTGAATATGGAATGAGTTCTTTAGGACTAGTTCAATTTGAATCACCAAAAGATGAATACACCGGTGGGGTGAAACGTTATTCAGAAGATGTTGCTGCTAAAATTGATACCGAAGTTCGTAAAATCTTGGATGATTGTTATGTAACTGCTAAAGCAATTATTTCAGAAAATATGGAAACGCTTCATTTATTAGCTGAAAGTTTACGTGTCTTAGAAACCTTAACTGCTGAACAAATTGAATTTATTAATAAAAATAACCGTTTACCAGATGAAGTTCTTCGTGAAAAAGAACGTTCAGCTAAACATAAAGAAAAAGAAGAAAAAGGTGAAATTTTAGAAGTTAAACCACGTGAACGTAAAAAAGAACCACCAAAAGATGACGACGATCACGATAAAAAAGATGATAAATCAAATAATAAAAGCTAA